A genome region from Chiroxiphia lanceolata isolate bChiLan1 chromosome 5, bChiLan1.pri, whole genome shotgun sequence includes the following:
- the LOC116787382 gene encoding spidroin-1-like, whose product MAPRSPLSAAAAAGGGSWQGEAAATRAQREVGGSGGQGRRGGGRAVGEREDGGGEAAELRQPGGREAGRKGRRGLSSVQPGTGGVGGGIVGGRGRRGAVPGPGAAGRWLKLVAAQWRARGGLARPHSSTAGPGGAGRGRGRHRLSAARC is encoded by the coding sequence ATGGCTCCGCGCTCCCCGCTCAGCGCTGctgcggcggcggggggcggctcATGGCAGGGAGAGGCGGCGGCGACCCGCGCGCAGCGGGAAGTCGGCGGCTCCGGCGGGCAAGGGCGGAggggcggcggccgcgccgtgggagagagggaggacGGGGGAGGGGAGGCGGCGGAGCTCCGCCAGCCTGGGGGACgggaggcagggaggaagggaaggcgAGGGCTCTCCTCGGTTCAGCCGGGGACCGGAGGGGTGGGCGGGGGGATtgtgggaggcagagggaggcgCGGAGCAGTGCCCGGCCCTGGCGCCGCCGGCAGGTGGCTGAAGCTGGTGGCTGCACAATGGAGAGCCCGGGGCGGCCTCGCTCGGCCCCACTCGAGCACGGCGGGACCAGGtggggcggggcggggcagggGTCGCCACCGCCTTTCGGCCGCCAGGTGCTGA